The proteins below come from a single Bombyx mori chromosome 7, ASM3026992v2 genomic window:
- the LOC119628728 gene encoding 52 kDa repressor of the inhibitor of the protein kinase, with translation MYIYLICIFNSLLSVVGCEICMVKFAWFCLQGDSKGKGDGTSGLKRSLKKIDSFFPKKPRLEIAHSKNSSTTTIEENNCIADASASTATLLTLTIGEEKTCFPVTNDIQPTICTSTSDSHHIKTSLSQPKFASDIACYIGKNIDDSTKAMLLEKHWQPPNSNYTFPHCVVNKKGKQTKKYAQKSHLDKFHWLVLSHKDQGLYCKYCALFVVALGGGIQTKTPLRRLVKEPLKAFDNLLGENGVLLTHQRNKYHELAVEAGKNFLLSFHKPEINVMNQVNSQRLKQINENRERLRPIVKTIIFCGHQNISLRGHRDDGKLQNYDSDDSVVADEGNFRALLKFRIDSGDITLQQHLESSKSNATYISKTVQNELIDVCAEIIQENILQNVREAKYFSILFDETTDISHISQLSLSFRYLHDGIIKEHFVTFCDTYDALRREDNKKDIEPRLTGVALAKIVQYLCTKFNLDLSWCVGIGTDSCSVMASDTKGAVQELMKIAIHAKRCPCNNHVLNNSLARSSKVVSCRNTSGTMRKVVAFANASAKRHEIFKIELGAAMQGICETRWVERHDGHLQFQGDNLIKICSALEKISAWQDNKTANDAHCLLQTLRSSDFIICSICLSDVLCTTVSLSRILQSNSIDLKKATNAINDTLSVLQNKRENVDVIFHQLFEEAKEVAEQLDIEIKCPRIVSKQIHRANNQPAQSTEEYFRRAIYIPLLDSIISDLQDRLSPDVLNLFQLCVFMPKSEYSNEDIETVKQLATDYTLLLDNTPVSVIVNEYRLWMMKWQRSQDIPQSISDLILNCDIDMYPNIRIFLCIMATLPVSVATAERSFSTLRRLKSWLRSSMVEDRLTGLALLHVHKNVPIDVNDVITRFGRRSKRKIDFVL, from the exons aaCAGTCTGTTGTCTGTTGTGGGGTGTGAAATTTGCATGGTGAAATTTGCATGGTTTTGCTTACAGGGTGATTCTAAGGGAAAAGGAGATGGTACTAGTGGATTGAAacgttcattaaaaaaaatagattcattTTTCCCAAAGAAACCAAGGCTTGAGATTGCTCACTCGAAAAATTCATCTACAACAACTATAGaagaaaataattgtattgCCGATGCTTCTGCTTCTACAGCTACATTGCTTACATTAACCATAGGTGAAGAAAAAACATGCTTTCCTGTTACTAACGATATTCAGCCTACAATATGTACATCGACTTCTGATTCTCATCATATAAAGACTTCACTTTCTCAACCAAAGTTTGCTTCAGATATTGCTTGTTATATAGGGAAAAATATAGATGATTCAACCAAAGCTATGTTGCTTGAAAAGCATTGGCAGCCTCCTAATTCTAATTATACTTTCCCGCATTGtgttgttaataaaaaaggaaaacaaacaaaaaaatatgctcAGAAGTCTCACCTTGACAAGTTTCACTGGCTTGTTTTGTCGCATAAAGACCAGGGTCTTTACTGCAAGTACTGTgctttgtttgttgtagctcttgGAGGTGGTATACAGACAAAAACACCTTTACGTCGACTCGTAAAAGAACCATTAAAAGCTTTCGACAATTTGCTAGGTGAAAATGGTGTTCTGCTAACACACCAGCGAAACAAATACCACGAATTAGCTGTCGAAGCAGGGAAGAACTTTTTATTGAGTTTTCATAAACCGGAAATTAACGTAATGAACCAAGTAAATAGTCAAAGActgaaacaaataaatgaaaatagagAACGTTTGCGACCAATagtaaaaactataatattttgTGGCCATCAAAATATATCATTACGTGGCCATCGCGACGATGGTAAATTGCAGAACTATGATAGTGACGACAGCGTAGTAGCCGATGAAGGGAATTTTAGAGCCCTTTTAAAATTCCGTATTGACTCCGGCGATATTACATTGCAGCAACATTTAGAATCTTCAAAATCCAACGCCACGTACATCAGCAAGACTGTACAAAATGAGTTGATAGATGTTTGCGCAGAAATCATCCAGGAAAACATTTTACAGAATGTGCGGGAagctaaatatttttcaattttgttcGATGAAACAACAGATATATCACATATTTCACAGCTGAGCCTATCATTCCGATATTTGCATGATGGTATTATTAAGGAACATTTTGTGACTTTTTGTGATACCTACGATGCTCTCAGACGTGAAGACAACAAGAAAGATATAGAGCCTCGATTGACAGGTGTAGCATTGGCGAAAATCGTTCAATATCTGTGTACCAAATTTAACTTAGATTTATCTTGGTGTGTGGGTATTGGAACTGACAGTTGCTCGGTTATGGCATCAGATACAAAAGGTGCAGTGCAAGAATTGATGAAAATAGCCATTCATGCTAAACGTTGCCCGTGCAACAACCATGTGCTCAATAACTCATTGGCAAGATCATCCAAAGTAGTTTCCTGTCGCAATACATCTGGCACAATGAGAAAAGTTGTGGCATTTGCCAATGCATCCGCTAAGAGgcatgaaatttttaaaatagaacTCGGAGCTGCCATGCAAGGTATTTGTGAGACACGTTGGGTAGAGAGGCATGATGGGCATCTTCAATTTCAAGGAGAcaacttaataaaaatttgtAGCGCTCTGGAGAAGATTTCTGCCTGGCAAGACAATAAAACTGCTAATGATGCGCATTGCTTGCTGCAAACATTGCGCAGTTCTGACTTTATTATATGCTCCATCTGTTTAAGTGATGTATTAT GTACTACTGTATCTTTAAGCAGAATATTGCAATCGaactcaattgatttaaaaaaagctaCGAACGCTATTAATGATACTTTAAGTGTGTtacaaaataaaagagaaaatgtgGACGTAATCTTTCATCAGCTTTTTGAAGAGGCTAAAGAAGTAGCTGAGCAGCTAGATATAGAAATTAAATGCCCCAGAATAGtatcaaaacaaatacatagGGCCAATAATCAACCTGCTCAATCTACTGAAGAGTATTTCCGCAGAGCTATATACATCCCACTTCTAGATTCAATAATAAGTGATCTCCAGGACCGCCTGTCTCCTGATGTACTCAATTTGTTTCAGCTATGCGTTTTCATGCCAAAAAGCGAATATAGTAATGAAGACATTGAAACTGTGAAACAACTAGCTACCGACTATACATTATTACTAGATAACACTCCAGTTTCTGTCATTGTAAATGAATATCGGCTTTGGATGATGAAGTGGCAGCGGAGCCAGGACATACCGCAGTCGATTTCTgatcttattttaaattgtgaCATCGATATGTATCCTAatataagaatttttttatgtattatggCTACACTACCTGTCAGTGTAGCGACAGCAGAAAGGTCTTTCTCTACGTTGCGAAGACTTAAATCGTGGCTAAGATCTTCAATGGTTGAAGATCGTCTAACCGGACTGGCACTTCTCCACGTACATAAAAACGTACCCATTGACGTAAATGACGTAATAACGCGTTTCGGGAGAAGaagtaaaagaaaaattgattttgttctttaa